One Archangium violaceum genomic window, GCCTGGGGCAGCGCCTGCATTGGTGCTTCCTGTGAGGGGCTCTCGGGACAGTTCGCCAACTCCTTCGTGATCGTCCTGCCGTCGCTCTTCCTGTCGGTCGGGCTGGGCGCGTTGACGGGCTACGCACTCAGCCTGTGGCGTGTCCCCTACGCCAATATCCTGTTCGGCGCGATCCTCGTCGGCCTCTTCATTCCGCCCCAGGTGACGCTCTACCCGATGATCGTGATGATCCGGGAGCTCGGCCTGTTCGGCTCGGTGCCCGGACTCGTGTTGGTCCACGTCATCTGGGGCCTGGCCTTCGTCACGCTGTTGTTCCGCAACTTCTTCCAGTCGGTGCCGCAGGATCTGCTCAAGGCCGCGCGGATCGACGGTGCCGGCTTCCTCGCGATCTTCTGGTACGTGATGTTGCCGCTGTCACTGCCGGTCTTCGCCGTCGCGATGATCCTTCAGTTCACCTACATCTGGAACGACTTCCTGCTGGGCTTGACCTTCAGCAGCCCGGAGAGCCAGCCGGTGACCGTGGCGCTGAACAACCTGGTCGGCTCGCAGTTCGGTGAGCAGGAATACAACCTCAACATGGCCGCGACCATGCTGACGGCACTTCCAACCGTGCT contains:
- a CDS encoding carbohydrate ABC transporter permease, with amino-acid sequence MRYQRLVLYLLLTSATLAMLAPILIMVSTSLKPMDEIRDGSLFALPQAPTLAAWGKAWGSACIGASCEGLSGQFANSFVIVLPSLFLSVGLGALTGYALSLWRVPYANILFGAILVGLFIPPQVTLYPMIVMIRELGLFGSVPGLVLVHVIWGLAFVTLLFRNFFQSVPQDLLKAARIDGAGFLAIFWYVMLPLSLPVFAVAMILQFTYIWNDFLLGLTFSSPESQPVTVALNNLVGSQFGEQEYNLNMAATMLTALPTVLVYLFSGRLFVRGIAAGAVKG